One Paenibacillus crassostreae DNA segment encodes these proteins:
- a CDS encoding class I SAM-dependent methyltransferase, with product MEKQKLIRIFDKQATQYEKKRENPEQHRWRQHLLSHAKGEVLELAVGAGANFPFYPPAIKVTATDFSDTMLEKAKRAAKQYHIDGEFLCSDIEEMNFSDQSFDTIVSTLSFCSYDNPSMVLDKINRWCRPDGQILLMEHGISSNLAFSTVQKVLNPLLYRAYGCHHTRNIMELIRESGLKINKVESYWLNTVHLIWANPR from the coding sequence ATGGAGAAGCAGAAGTTAATACGTATCTTTGATAAGCAAGCAACCCAATATGAGAAAAAAAGAGAAAACCCAGAACAACACCGTTGGCGTCAACATCTTTTAAGCCACGCGAAGGGCGAGGTGCTTGAGCTTGCAGTAGGAGCAGGTGCTAATTTCCCATTTTATCCTCCAGCAATTAAGGTTACCGCAACTGACTTTAGTGACACGATGCTTGAGAAAGCAAAACGAGCGGCAAAACAATATCATATTGACGGTGAATTTCTTTGTTCTGATATTGAAGAAATGAACTTTTCCGACCAATCATTCGATACTATTGTATCTACGTTATCATTTTGCAGTTATGATAATCCATCAATGGTGTTGGATAAAATCAATCGGTGGTGTAGGCCGGATGGGCAAATCCTTCTCATGGAACATGGGATCAGCTCTAACCTTGCGTTTTCCACTGTCCAAAAAGTACTTAATCCGCTTTTATATCGTGCTTATGGATGTCACCATACAAGAAACATTATGGAACTAATTCGAGAGTCAGGTCTCAAAATCAATAAGGTGGAAAGCTACTGGCTTAACACAGTTCATCTTATTTGGGCGAACCCGAGGTAA
- a CDS encoding FAD-dependent oxidoreductase — translation MTNQIASIIEADVVVVGAGPAGIHAALAAGRGGAKTVLIERYGFAGGMSTAALVYPWMTFHTTEGKQVIKGTGQEMVDRLTALNASPGHVRDTCGFVHTITPFHPEVYKVLAVDMLKEAGVRLLFHSFVDDVSVKDNSINGVTVTTKSGRIKLKGRIFIDTSGDADLAYLSGAPVLQGREGDHLTQPMTMKFRMRGVNLSKVKAYIIEHPDEFYHKTPFDELPDLYLSAVQGFYKHWKEADLPIKRDQVLFFSGPEADEVLVNMTRIQGLDGTNVEDLTLAEELGRKQVLMVADFMKRSLPGFEEASISQVGTQIGIRESRRIEGQYILSMHDVIEGKRFEDVIARSGYPIDVHAPSGNNVNVSWIEGDGAYDIPYRCLLPQNIDNLLVGGRCISTSHEALGTTRLSPSCMATGQASGTAAALAIKHNISPQDVSIKELQALLYQNGAILD, via the coding sequence ATGACAAATCAAATTGCATCCATTATAGAAGCCGACGTAGTTGTAGTCGGAGCGGGTCCAGCAGGTATACATGCAGCTTTAGCAGCAGGGCGGGGAGGCGCGAAGACGGTATTGATCGAACGTTATGGTTTTGCCGGAGGGATGTCTACAGCAGCCTTGGTATATCCGTGGATGACCTTCCATACGACGGAGGGTAAGCAGGTAATCAAAGGGACGGGCCAAGAAATGGTGGATCGATTAACCGCTTTGAATGCCTCCCCTGGACATGTACGCGATACGTGTGGATTTGTGCATACCATTACTCCCTTCCATCCCGAAGTCTATAAAGTACTTGCAGTAGACATGCTTAAAGAAGCCGGCGTGCGCTTACTGTTTCACAGTTTTGTTGATGACGTCTCGGTAAAGGATAACAGCATTAACGGGGTAACAGTGACTACTAAATCTGGACGGATTAAGCTGAAGGGTCGTATCTTCATTGATACTTCCGGTGATGCGGATTTGGCTTACTTGTCCGGAGCGCCTGTTCTTCAAGGTCGCGAAGGAGACCACTTGACGCAACCCATGACGATGAAGTTTCGTATGCGAGGTGTTAATTTATCTAAGGTTAAAGCATATATTATCGAACACCCGGATGAATTTTATCACAAAACTCCGTTTGATGAGCTGCCTGATCTATATTTGTCTGCTGTTCAAGGGTTTTATAAACATTGGAAGGAAGCAGATCTACCAATTAAACGGGACCAAGTATTATTTTTCAGCGGGCCAGAGGCCGATGAGGTACTGGTGAATATGACACGCATCCAGGGTTTGGATGGAACCAATGTTGAAGATCTTACGTTAGCAGAGGAATTGGGACGCAAGCAGGTACTAATGGTAGCTGATTTTATGAAGAGATCTTTACCCGGTTTTGAAGAAGCGAGCATCTCACAGGTAGGCACCCAGATTGGGATTCGTGAGAGTCGTAGAATTGAAGGGCAGTATATTCTTTCAATGCATGATGTTATTGAGGGTAAACGGTTTGAGGATGTAATTGCCCGGAGTGGATACCCCATTGATGTGCACGCACCATCCGGGAATAATGTTAATGTGTCATGGATTGAAGGGGATGGCGCTTATGATATTCCTTATCGTTGTTTGCTTCCGCAGAATATTGATAACTTGCTTGTGGGCGGAAGATGTATCTCTACTTCACATGAAGCCTTAGGGACAACGAGATTGTCTCCAAGCTGTATGGCTACGGGACAGGCGAGCGGAACGGCTGCGGCACTTGCAATTAAACACAATATCTCACCTCAGGATGTAAGTATTAAAGAACTGCAAGCATTGCTGTATCAGAATGGTGCTATTTTGGATTAA
- a CDS encoding carbohydrate ABC transporter permease, whose translation MKSKKLAIVVKNLPIYLLLSFVSILVIFPFFWMVTTALKQQTKIFMFPPQWWPDPFVWSNFSDVFKAQPEFPLYFFNSVYIGVLVTVGTCVFAALAGYAFAKLHFALRHIVFLVLLTGMMIPTEVTAIPMFIWFTKLHLTDTHFPLIVPPMLGAGGMFGVFLLRQFFITVPGELDEAAKIDGCSPWTTFWRIMLPLAGPTLATLAIFTFLHSWDNYFDPLIFISSNHLFTLPVGLKLFTDTAGTEWQLLMAASVMATVPLLVVFFLAQKKFIEGVALTGLK comes from the coding sequence ATGAAGAGTAAAAAGCTGGCTATAGTAGTGAAAAATCTGCCGATCTATTTGTTATTATCCTTCGTTTCCATCCTAGTTATATTTCCTTTTTTCTGGATGGTAACTACGGCACTTAAGCAGCAGACCAAAATTTTCATGTTCCCGCCACAATGGTGGCCTGATCCCTTTGTATGGTCGAACTTCTCGGATGTGTTCAAAGCTCAGCCGGAGTTTCCACTTTATTTCTTTAATAGTGTATATATCGGAGTCCTTGTTACTGTAGGAACTTGTGTGTTTGCCGCTCTGGCAGGATATGCATTTGCTAAACTTCACTTTGCTTTAAGACATATCGTATTTCTTGTGTTACTGACAGGAATGATGATCCCAACAGAGGTTACAGCGATTCCGATGTTTATTTGGTTTACGAAACTCCATTTGACAGATACACATTTTCCGTTGATTGTGCCGCCGATGCTTGGCGCAGGTGGAATGTTTGGTGTTTTTCTGCTCCGCCAATTTTTTATCACAGTGCCTGGTGAGTTAGATGAAGCGGCCAAAATAGATGGCTGCTCGCCGTGGACGACGTTCTGGCGTATCATGCTTCCGTTAGCAGGGCCAACATTAGCTACACTAGCCATTTTTACATTTCTGCATAGCTGGGATAACTACTTTGATCCGCTTATTTTTATTAGCTCCAATCATTTATTTACACTTCCCGTGGGTCTTAAGTTATTCACGGATACAGCGGGGACCGAATGGCAGTTACTTATGGCGGCTTCTGTTATGGCAACCGTACCCCTTCTAGTCGTTTTCTTCCTGGCCCAGAAAAAATTTATTGAAGGTGTTGCATTAACCGGACTGAAGTAG
- a CDS encoding sugar ABC transporter permease, protein MNITGVKNAQAEEYRVQAGLGKRKKSRLHRSEGWFAWLFISPMVLGYILFLFVPIVGAFFMSFTDYSLLHTSSFIGLDNYKKAFSEDPLFWKSVGQTLYFSAGLIPLNLCLALGLAVLLNRKIPGIGLFRTAIFTPVVTSIVVWAIAWKYIFATESGLINEILQLFHIQGPAWLYNFQLAMPVVIIVSVLKNVGLNMVIFLAALQDVPKLYYEAARIDGASKSKMFTHVTLPMISPSIFLALILTLIGSLKVFSQIQVMTDGGPGTSTYVLVYYIYQQAFKIFDFGYASAIAFILFFLVLVLTILQWNMRKRWVHHEE, encoded by the coding sequence GTGAATATTACGGGCGTAAAAAATGCTCAAGCTGAAGAATACAGGGTTCAGGCAGGACTAGGGAAACGCAAAAAAAGTCGTCTGCATCGCAGTGAAGGCTGGTTTGCTTGGCTCTTTATTTCACCGATGGTTTTGGGTTATATTTTGTTTTTATTTGTCCCGATTGTTGGTGCTTTTTTTATGAGTTTTACCGATTATTCCTTACTTCATACATCGTCTTTTATTGGTCTGGACAATTATAAAAAGGCGTTTAGCGAGGATCCGCTTTTCTGGAAGTCTGTAGGACAAACGCTTTATTTCTCTGCAGGGTTGATTCCTTTAAATCTTTGCTTAGCTTTAGGATTGGCAGTATTGCTTAATCGAAAAATACCGGGAATCGGATTGTTTCGTACAGCTATTTTCACACCTGTCGTTACCTCGATTGTGGTGTGGGCGATCGCCTGGAAATATATTTTCGCAACGGAATCAGGTCTTATAAATGAAATATTACAGCTGTTTCACATTCAGGGACCCGCGTGGTTATATAATTTTCAATTGGCAATGCCTGTGGTGATCATCGTAAGTGTATTAAAAAATGTAGGATTGAATATGGTTATTTTTCTTGCTGCGCTGCAGGATGTGCCCAAATTATATTATGAAGCCGCGAGGATAGACGGTGCCTCTAAATCAAAAATGTTTACTCATGTAACGTTGCCGATGATTTCGCCTTCAATCTTTCTGGCTCTGATCCTAACCCTGATAGGTTCGTTAAAGGTATTCTCGCAAATCCAAGTGATGACGGATGGAGGTCCGGGTACGAGTACTTACGTACTTGTGTACTATATTTACCAGCAAGCTTTTAAAATATTTGATTTTGGGTATGCATCTGCAATAGCTTTTATATTGTTTTTCCTTGTACTGGTATTGACCATCTTACAATGGAATATGAGAAAAAGGTGGGTACATCATGAAGAGTAA
- a CDS encoding ABC transporter substrate-binding protein, translated as MKKGATIIMSLLLMLVMIAGCGTNKTEVKGNTEQATTAPEATEASQKEVTLKFSIWGNDTHKQMYEDMIAKFNEQNPNIQVEIMVIPLADYQQKLTIMQASRTAPDIAWLAERMIPQFISTDALLDISDLKSDEAYNFADIFPSGLELISKGDNHYGIPFSTPPSMIYYNKTLFKEKGLVTPTELYIEGKWNYDEYLKAAKALTDSSKGIYGTNLIRNGWENWPDALQTLFNAYGAELINKEGTEFTLDSSQGEQALQLFSDMIFKDGVHPKPGDQTTFDSGKIAMQKELFSYMGKAKAVTDFEWDIAPLPAGPNGLGTTLGYAAVTLFKDSQHPEEAIEFLKYITNPDNMTITSQYFVPSRKSVLESDAFLNQGPSAESMKLAVIDQMAAAQTLPSFKDWAKIDSNMKSVLDYLYSQSGTVQEVLKNADEAITPLLK; from the coding sequence ATGAAAAAAGGTGCAACGATCATCATGTCACTGCTGCTCATGTTGGTTATGATCGCGGGCTGCGGTACAAATAAGACGGAGGTTAAAGGAAATACAGAGCAAGCAACAACAGCACCAGAAGCAACGGAAGCTTCACAAAAGGAAGTCACACTGAAGTTCAGCATCTGGGGAAATGATACACATAAACAGATGTATGAAGATATGATCGCGAAATTTAATGAACAGAACCCGAATATTCAAGTAGAAATTATGGTCATTCCGTTAGCTGATTATCAGCAAAAGTTGACGATTATGCAAGCTTCGAGAACAGCGCCGGATATTGCATGGTTAGCCGAACGGATGATTCCGCAATTTATTTCGACAGATGCTTTGCTGGATATTTCCGATTTGAAATCAGATGAAGCGTATAATTTTGCTGATATTTTTCCATCAGGTCTTGAATTGATAAGTAAGGGTGACAACCATTATGGTATTCCATTTTCAACACCACCTTCAATGATCTACTACAATAAAACACTATTTAAAGAAAAAGGTCTGGTAACACCGACAGAACTTTATATTGAGGGCAAGTGGAATTACGACGAATATTTGAAGGCGGCAAAAGCACTTACGGATTCCTCCAAGGGCATATATGGCACTAATCTTATTCGGAATGGGTGGGAGAATTGGCCTGATGCGTTGCAAACGCTTTTTAACGCTTATGGAGCAGAATTAATTAACAAAGAAGGTACAGAATTCACATTGGATTCGAGCCAAGGGGAGCAAGCCTTGCAATTGTTTTCGGATATGATTTTTAAAGATGGTGTTCATCCGAAGCCGGGTGATCAAACGACATTTGATTCAGGAAAAATAGCGATGCAAAAAGAATTGTTCAGTTATATGGGTAAAGCCAAGGCGGTTACGGATTTTGAATGGGATATTGCACCTTTGCCAGCTGGACCCAATGGACTTGGAACAACACTCGGGTACGCTGCAGTTACCCTTTTCAAAGATTCACAACATCCTGAGGAGGCCATTGAATTCCTGAAATATATTACAAATCCAGATAACATGACCATCACATCTCAATATTTTGTGCCTAGTCGTAAAAGTGTACTTGAATCAGATGCTTTCTTAAACCAAGGTCCGTCTGCTGAAAGTATGAAACTGGCTGTAATTGATCAAATGGCTGCAGCGCAAACTTTACCAAGCTTTAAGGATTGGGCAAAAATTGATTCGAATATGAAATCAGTGCTTGATTATTTATATTCGCAATCTGGAACAGTCCAAGAAGTATTGAAGAATGCAGATGAAGCGATTACACCTTTGTTAAAGTAA
- a CDS encoding AAA family ATPase: protein MNSHECFLKQIQLKRQGIPSYDNYPFNLGVIKSLHKLDLHPKVTYIVGENGMGKSTLMESIAVAWGFNPEGGTINFSFSTRSTHSDLYEYIQLIKGPYRPKDGFFFRAESYYNLATNIDDLDSQDSSDRPIKESYGGKSLHEQSHGESFFSTFVHRFGGKGLYILDEPEAALSPLRQMAMLARIHELVQQNSQFIISTHSPILMAYPDSIIYNLNPDGIEMSSLEETDHYVIMKEFLNNKDKMLNQLFESEAEDE from the coding sequence TTGAATTCTCATGAATGTTTTTTAAAGCAGATTCAGCTAAAAAGACAGGGTATCCCATCTTACGATAACTATCCATTTAATTTAGGGGTAATTAAGAGTCTCCATAAGCTTGATCTCCACCCTAAGGTAACCTATATAGTTGGTGAGAATGGAATGGGGAAATCAACTCTAATGGAGTCAATTGCAGTAGCGTGGGGGTTTAATCCTGAGGGTGGAACGATTAACTTTTCTTTCTCGACTCGATCTACTCATTCTGACTTGTATGAATATATTCAATTGATTAAAGGTCCTTATAGACCTAAAGATGGCTTCTTTTTTAGAGCTGAAAGTTATTATAACCTCGCTACGAATATAGATGATCTCGATAGTCAAGATTCATCCGATCGCCCAATTAAAGAATCTTATGGTGGGAAGTCTTTACACGAGCAGTCACATGGTGAGTCGTTTTTTTCAACATTCGTGCATCGCTTCGGAGGTAAAGGATTATATATTTTGGATGAACCAGAGGCTGCATTGTCCCCTCTCCGCCAAATGGCGATGCTTGCACGAATTCATGAACTGGTTCAACAAAACTCACAATTTATCATTTCAACTCATTCACCAATCCTGATGGCATACCCAGACTCAATTATATATAATCTAAATCCAGATGGCATCGAAATGAGTTCTTTAGAGGAAACCGATCATTACGTGATTATGAAGGAGTTCCTTAATAATAAAGATAAAATGCTGAATCAGTTATTTGAAAGTGAAGCGGAAGACGAATGA
- a CDS encoding aldo/keto reductase, giving the protein MEYVKLGNTGLDVSRLCLGCMGFGVAEKWIHPWVLEEERSRPIIKKAIELGINFFDTANVYADGTSEEIVGRALKDYANRDEIVLATKVNFRMHEGPNGAGLSRKAIMSEIDKSLKRLGTDYVDLYQIHRWDYNTPIEETMEALHDVVKAGKARYIGASAMYAWQFQKALYVAEKNGWTRFVSMQNHLNLLYREEEREMLPLCKEEKIGVIPYSPLASGRLTRDWSETTHRSETDEVQKSKYDATAITDRLIVERVAAIAEQRGVSRVHIALAWLLQKEPISAPIIGATKNSHLEDAVGALSITLTPEEIASMEEPYVPHPVIGAL; this is encoded by the coding sequence ATGGAATATGTGAAACTTGGAAATACTGGCTTAGATGTATCACGACTTTGTCTTGGCTGTATGGGCTTTGGTGTGGCAGAGAAGTGGATTCATCCATGGGTACTGGAAGAAGAGCGCAGTCGTCCCATTATTAAAAAAGCCATTGAGTTAGGGATCAACTTTTTTGATACTGCGAATGTGTATGCGGATGGAACAAGTGAGGAAATTGTGGGACGGGCCCTCAAGGATTATGCGAATCGGGATGAAATTGTCCTCGCGACCAAGGTCAATTTCCGTATGCATGAAGGTCCAAATGGTGCCGGACTTTCACGAAAGGCAATTATGAGTGAAATTGATAAGAGTCTGAAGAGATTGGGAACAGATTACGTCGATTTATACCAAATTCATCGCTGGGATTACAATACACCTATTGAAGAGACGATGGAAGCCCTGCATGATGTTGTGAAGGCTGGGAAGGCAAGATACATTGGTGCTTCTGCAATGTACGCATGGCAGTTCCAGAAGGCGTTATATGTAGCTGAGAAAAATGGATGGACCCGTTTTGTATCGATGCAGAACCATTTAAACCTATTATACCGTGAAGAAGAGAGAGAAATGTTGCCGCTTTGTAAGGAAGAAAAAATCGGTGTGATTCCATACAGTCCACTCGCATCGGGAAGATTGACACGTGATTGGTCGGAAACAACACATCGTTCTGAAACTGATGAAGTTCAGAAATCTAAGTATGATGCCACTGCAATTACTGATCGATTGATTGTGGAGCGGGTTGCAGCTATCGCAGAACAACGAGGCGTATCCCGCGTTCATATTGCCCTAGCCTGGCTGTTGCAGAAAGAACCGATATCAGCTCCTATTATCGGGGCAACGAAAAACTCTCATCTTGAAGATGCGGTAGGTGCTCTTTCAATTACGTTAACACCTGAAGAAATTGCATCGATGGAAGAGCCATATGTTCCTCATCCAGTAATTGGTGCTCTATAA
- a CDS encoding response regulator transcription factor, with protein MLQILLVEDEINLRSRFRKLLEDVIGGCKVVGEASNGLEALEWLKTNVTEIVITDIRMKDMNGIELMKRLKEQSPSMPMVIISGYSDFAYVREALRYEVTDYLLKPLDRVELAHVIQKLTNKLKGNNTIHMEQPLQTLSTNTMSSDPVDVVKERQIIRKIKEIITLRLEQDISLQYLADQVHLNHRYLSVLFKTETGINLSDYVTKCRMEKAKGLLKHTQLKIQDISRLVGYPNNKYFMSVFKQVVGFTPTEYRDHDH; from the coding sequence ATGCTTCAAATTCTACTGGTCGAGGATGAAATTAATTTGCGTTCACGATTTCGCAAGCTGCTTGAGGATGTGATTGGAGGTTGCAAGGTAGTAGGTGAAGCATCGAACGGTCTGGAAGCTCTGGAATGGCTTAAAACCAATGTCACAGAAATCGTTATTACAGATATTCGGATGAAGGACATGAATGGAATCGAGCTGATGAAACGTTTGAAGGAACAAAGTCCTTCCATGCCAATGGTGATTATCAGTGGTTACAGTGATTTTGCCTATGTAAGAGAAGCGTTGCGTTATGAAGTAACCGATTATTTGCTTAAACCGCTAGATCGAGTTGAGCTGGCACATGTCATCCAAAAGTTGACTAATAAGCTTAAAGGAAATAATACAATTCATATGGAGCAACCTTTGCAGACTTTATCAACTAATACTATGAGTTCAGATCCTGTAGATGTGGTGAAGGAGCGTCAAATCATTCGTAAAATTAAAGAAATTATCACATTACGGTTGGAACAGGATATTTCTTTGCAATATTTGGCTGATCAGGTACATCTGAATCATCGATATTTATCGGTGTTATTTAAAACGGAAACAGGTATTAATCTTTCCGATTACGTAACGAAGTGCCGTATGGAGAAAGCAAAAGGGTTGTTAAAGCATACGCAGCTAAAAATTCAAGATATTTCGCGACTCGTGGGATATCCAAACAATAAATATTTTATGTCTGTGTTTAAACAAGTAGTGGGTTTTACACCTACGGAGTACCGGGATCATGATCATTAA
- a CDS encoding sensor histidine kinase, with protein sequence MKSKRLFLSLRMKFIILLLVLITIPFFLIGFITYKQYSRNVEADAITYTEQIIDQITINLDRYIKDMDRLTLAPYYDNNVIGILNAHLSTTNTSGNFVKSEEAAKMNLMISSLAIDRSELQSITIFANDGTIFSNLQESIAKNWAYEDNHWMDDVIAANGDLVIIPPHTVNYYIGQNKEVVSIARVVRATLTNEQLGIVKVDLTETGFRKILGSASFSPNSQLYVSDRQNKLLYPLHGKVDLIATGPKITIDGETLITATKQSGYTGMKVTVLIPQDDMKVGARQLTRSTLFISLGAILLAYFFAGIASGRLVKPIRHLQMKMRKVQKGDFQERAVVTTYDEIGQLTFGFNIMVTEIERLVKEVYESKLREQEAEFYALQSQMNPHFIYNTLESINSLALQSNQFEVSDVVVNLGRLLRYTVDRQDKYVFLKDEISFVKAYLDIQSTRLGINLSTEFYIEIGHDYLLIPKLILQPLVENVIEHALEDDPVTVKIMSTIEEEDLIILIEDNGAGMTTERMAYVKKHIYAERDETLRQRFGEKKKEFALRNVHRRLYLLYGEGYGLFINGAKDRGIQLTLRFPLRYEEDN encoded by the coding sequence TTGAAATCAAAAAGGTTGTTTTTATCCCTTCGGATGAAATTTATTATTCTTTTATTAGTGCTGATTACGATACCATTTTTCTTAATTGGATTTATTACATATAAGCAATATTCGAGAAATGTAGAGGCGGATGCAATTACTTATACAGAGCAGATAATAGACCAGATAACTATTAATTTAGATCGCTATATCAAAGATATGGACAGATTAACCTTGGCGCCATATTACGACAATAATGTCATTGGCATTCTTAATGCACATTTATCGACGACTAACACGAGTGGCAATTTCGTTAAATCGGAAGAAGCGGCAAAAATGAATCTGATGATTTCGTCGCTTGCCATTGATCGCAGCGAGCTTCAGAGCATTACTATTTTCGCTAATGACGGCACGATATTCAGTAATTTGCAAGAAAGTATCGCTAAGAATTGGGCGTATGAAGACAATCATTGGATGGACGATGTGATTGCAGCGAATGGCGATCTAGTCATTATCCCGCCGCATACGGTGAATTACTATATTGGTCAGAATAAAGAGGTCGTTTCGATTGCAAGAGTGGTTAGGGCAACGCTGACGAATGAACAATTGGGAATTGTGAAGGTCGATCTCACGGAGACCGGATTTCGAAAAATTCTCGGTTCAGCCAGTTTTAGCCCGAATAGTCAGCTCTATGTCTCGGATCGTCAAAATAAGCTGTTGTATCCGCTTCATGGCAAGGTTGATTTGATTGCAACAGGACCTAAAATAACCATAGACGGGGAGACATTAATTACAGCGACCAAACAATCTGGTTATACAGGCATGAAAGTAACGGTGCTAATCCCACAAGATGATATGAAGGTGGGTGCACGCCAATTAACTCGCTCTACACTCTTCATTTCTTTAGGAGCTATTCTGCTCGCTTATTTTTTTGCAGGAATTGCTTCAGGAAGATTAGTTAAGCCAATAAGACATCTCCAAATGAAGATGAGGAAGGTCCAAAAAGGTGATTTTCAAGAACGGGCGGTAGTGACAACGTATGATGAAATTGGGCAGCTTACTTTTGGTTTTAATATTATGGTCACTGAAATTGAAAGATTGGTTAAGGAAGTATACGAGAGTAAGCTGCGTGAACAGGAAGCTGAATTCTACGCACTACAGAGTCAGATGAATCCTCATTTTATATATAATACGTTGGAATCTATTAATTCACTTGCTTTGCAATCCAATCAATTCGAGGTATCTGATGTGGTTGTGAACCTGGGGCGTCTTCTAAGGTATACCGTAGATCGACAGGACAAATATGTTTTTTTGAAAGATGAAATTTCTTTTGTGAAAGCCTATTTGGATATTCAATCAACACGCTTAGGAATTAACCTTTCTACAGAATTTTATATTGAAATCGGTCATGACTACCTATTAATTCCGAAGTTAATCCTACAGCCATTAGTTGAGAATGTGATAGAACATGCCCTTGAAGATGATCCGGTTACGGTCAAAATCATGTCTACAATAGAAGAGGAAGATCTTATCATTCTCATTGAAGACAATGGTGCTGGAATGACAACTGAACGTATGGCCTATGTTAAAAAGCATATATATGCAGAGCGGGATGAAACGCTTAGACAACGATTTGGGGAAAAGAAAAAGGAGTTTGCGCTTCGGAATGTGCATCGGCGATTGTATTTACTGTACGGAGAAGGTTATGGTCTGTTTATTAATGGGGCAAAGGATAGAGGCATTCAATTAACGTTACGTTTCCCATTACGCTACGAGGAGGATAATTAA
- a CDS encoding LysE family translocator, with the protein MNLTSFLIYCVVVTITPGPTNIVILSSVQHFGARKTMQYVYGATIAFGLLLATSSILNRILVEIIPNILSIMRIIGGFYMLYLAYQIYQMGSTETKNHQPANFVSGLLMQFVNPKVLLFTVTVIPSYVLPYYTSSLASFLFVIIISVIGFLAFTTWVIFGTIFRSYLQNHQKVINVLMALFLVYSAILVSGIL; encoded by the coding sequence ATGAATTTAACATCCTTTTTGATCTATTGTGTTGTGGTTACAATTACACCTGGACCTACCAATATTGTTATTTTATCTTCCGTACAACACTTTGGCGCCAGAAAAACAATGCAGTATGTATATGGGGCCACTATAGCTTTTGGTTTGTTACTCGCCACATCTTCCATACTCAACCGCATTCTTGTTGAGATCATTCCGAATATTTTGAGTATTATGCGGATCATCGGCGGTTTTTATATGCTCTATCTTGCTTACCAAATCTATCAAATGGGTTCAACGGAAACTAAAAATCATCAACCAGCTAATTTTGTCTCTGGCTTACTAATGCAATTTGTAAATCCAAAGGTGCTATTGTTTACGGTAACCGTTATACCTAGTTATGTGTTGCCCTATTATACATCATCACTTGCATCGTTCCTATTTGTTATAATAATATCAGTTATCGGTTTTTTGGCATTTACGACCTGGGTTATATTTGGTACGATCTTCAGAAGTTATCTGCAGAACCATCAAAAGGTGATTAATGTCCTGATGGCGCTCTTTTTAGTGTACTCTGCAATATTGGTTTCGGGGATCCTATAG
- a CDS encoding DMT family transporter: MAWFTLILAGLFEAFGVAMINQLNKSRNWQTIILLILGFGISLLLLGYSLRTLPMGTAYAIWTGIGVVVGTLIGMLLYSESKDWKRLVCIAIVLGATIGLKVVS, encoded by the coding sequence TTAATTTTAGCGGGATTATTTGAAGCATTTGGTGTCGCAATGATTAATCAATTGAATAAAAGTCGTAATTGGCAGACTATTATTTTATTAATTTTGGGATTTGGTATAAGTCTTTTATTACTAGGTTATTCATTACGAACTCTACCTATGGGAACAGCCTATGCCATTTGGACAGGCATTGGTGTCGTTGTTGGTACCTTAATAGGAATGTTATTATATAGTGAATCCAAGGATTGGAAAAGGCTTGTTTGTATAGCTATAGTATTAGGTGCAACGATTGGTTTGAAAGTTGTTTCTTAA